AATACTAGAGGTTGTTTTCTTCTGAAGAATTGACAATAGTCTAATCTGTTTTGCCAGCTTAAAAGTTAAAACGGAGTTACTTATGGCCAGAGAAATTGCtaatctagaaaaaaaaaaggaactaaTGAGTTGGAAAATTTTAAACTGTATCAAAATTCAGGACTTCATGTCCATCTATACAGATGTTAACAATTACCTTACACTTTTCCAGGCCGTCGTTCATTCAATATAAATTGTGGCGGAGGAGAATATGTTTATAAGGACGGAAACGGTATTAATACGACATATGATGCTGATAAGGATCCAGGTGGTGCTTCAGAGTTTCACCAAAGCAATAATTGGGCATTCAGTAGCACTGGCGATTTCATGGACAACAGTGATGGGGACACTTATACAATTGATAGTGCAAATACATCACTCTCAATGGCTGATCCAGAATTATACTTGACAGCACGCATATCCCCCCTCTCTCTAACTTATTATGGGTTTTGTTTGGTTAATGGTAATTATGTTGTGAAACTCCACTTTGCCGAGACAATACTTTATACTAATGACTCATTTGATAGTCTTGGGAGGCGCGTATTTGATGTCTACGTTCAGGTAAAATATGCAACCCGAAAATACAGTATAACACGTGAAATTTTAATTGCTGGACTATCTTACGAAATTCTGTACCTAACTTGATAGTTATTGTAGGGAAACCTAGAGTTGAAAGATTTTGATATTGTGAAAGCAGTGGGTGGGGCTGGTAAGGTGCACATTGAAAGTTTACCTGCAGTTGTGACTAGTAATACCTTGGAAATTCGGTTCTACTGGGCTGGCAAAGGCACACAAAGGGTCCCTAAGAACGGAATCTATGGTCCTCTTGTTTCAGCTATTTCTGTACTAAATACTGGTACTGCGCATGGCTTTTTATGCATCCTTTTAGTTAACTTCGCCGCAAGCCCACCTCTCTCCACGCACTTGCTATGCTAGTCTGCGTGGGCTGGCAAACCAAATGATTTGACTCTGTATTTGATGATGTCTCTTGTTTAGATGTAGTACCTCGTGGAAAAAAGATCGGTGTTGTGGTGGGCATTATTGTCGCTTCTGTATTATGTCTTGTGTGCAGTATTTTGGGTGCTCTCTGGTGGAAGGGTTATTTGGGAAGAAAAAATGAGATCGATGAAGGTAAGTCTATGCCAGACACTTATGTTTGATGATATGAAGTTTAGGGATATTTTTAGGGCCGTATGGGTGTCCATATTTCTTAGCTTCGCGATGTTGAAAATATCTAAAATTTTACGTTAAGCCGGAAGTTGACAGTTGACGACTCTCTTTGCATGTGACAAAACTTGAGGCCATGATAAATAGATGATTGCAATATGATGTTAAGAGAGGACGTATTCTGCCATATTAATATCCTAAAATCAGGATCATTGAGTATCGGTATTAAATTGAGTCCATGGTTTATCCTAAAATCAGGATCATTGAGTATCGGTATTAAATTGAGTCCATGGTTCGTTGACATAATCATTTTGTCCAAGTAGAGCATGTTTAGGATCCTACCCAAAATTTCAGAACtgatattaaacacaaaactagaaTGTGCATTTATAGTTTGTTGACATTCTTCAAGTAAGAAAGATGGATCTGATAAATCTATAAGCATGGAAGAGACACCTTACACTTTGAGGTGCCATTTTGCTTAGATGGAAACGTTTCTATAATGTTCTTGAGGTGTAACCTGCATCGAGCCAGGTAAGTGTATGTTATTTATTGTACACAGTAGAAGGACTAGTTTTCGTTTTGGTTTGGCATAAGGTGCATGCCTTCAAGCAAACTTCAATTCCTTATACATTTGTTTTTCTTGCATCGTCTCCCGACTAACGTCGGTTGAAATTAACTTATGAATTTTCCTACATGCTACTCTGTGTGTACGAACATCCATAAAGTCTAGTACCGTTTGTTGCATGTTTAATTCCCCACACACTTCATGATCTTCATTTTTCTGACTTGTAAGATTGTCGTTTTAGAAAAGAAACACTGATGAACCTTTTTTCCTGTAATATCTATTTGACAGAGCTGAGAGGTTTGGACCTAAACACTAATTCCTTCACGTTAAGACAAATAAAAGCTGCCACAAGCAACTTTGCTGCTGAAAACAAGATTGGTGAAGGTGGCTTTGGACCCGTTTATAAGGTATTACATCAAAAGCATTGGTGGAATCATTATCTTGAATCATGTCTGTTGGGTTTAAATAGGTGCATCCAAATATTACTTAATCTCATGTACAAATGCAGGGTCATCTTTTAGATGGCACGACAATTGCTGTTAAACAACTATCTTCCAAATCTAAGCAAGGAAATCGTGAATTTGTGAACGAGATTGGAATGATTTCTGCCCTACAACATCCCAACCTTACAAGGCTTTATGGATGTTGTATCGAAGGAAATCAGTTACTTCTCATATACGAATACATGGAAAACAATAGTCTTTCGCGTGCTTTATTTGGTGAGTTTTTGCCATCTTTTCTTTACTATTTCGACAACACACTGGGCTAATATAATAATATCAAAGACTAAGGTACACTAATCTTTTGGTTATTGTACAATATTCTCTTGTTTATTATAGGGGAAGAAGAGGTCCAATTGAAGCTTGATTGGCCAACAAGACACAAGATTTGTGTGGGTATAGCCAGGGGCCTAACTTATCTACACGAAGAATCAAGACTGAAGATTGTTCACAGAGACATTAAGGGTACCAATGTACTTCTTGATAAGGATCTTAACCCAAAGATTTCTGACTTTGGTTTGGCAAAACTTGATGAGGAGGATAACACCCATATTAGCACTCGAATTGCGGGCACTCGGTATGTTCGCATACTTTGTAGTAGGTTTGTGTAGGTGGGTGCTAAATGTATTCGGTATTCTTCACAATATAAGTAGGCATACTTCGATTCTTTCCTCTTGAGGCCTCCTAGATATAAAATTTTTGTCTGGATTCTGGTGCTTGAATAGCTCAACTCCTACTGGTTTTGTATGAAATATAATGGTGTATAATCTTTACTTTACAGTGGCTACATGGCACCAGAGTATGCATTGAGAGGCTATTTGACAGATAAAGCAGATGTTTACAGTTTTGGAGTTGTTGCATTAGAAATTGTCAGTGGGAAAAGCAATACAAGTTACATGCTAAAAGAAGCAgattgtgtttatcttcttgaCTGGGTAATAAAATCTTTTAAAGTTCTGCTTTTGGTGATTCTGGTTCTTTTGTGTAGTACTGTCTGATTTCTTAAAGGCCTAACCTTGCAACCCTTTGGTCCTTTTCTATATATACATATCCTTTTTGACTCAGGCTTTGAttcttcaagaaaatggaaatttgATGGATCTGGTTGATCCAAAGTTGGAATCCGAATTCGATGAGGAAGAGGTTCTGCTGATGATTAATATAACTCTGACATGCACCGACACATCTCCAACACGAAGACCCAAAATGTCTTCGGTAGTCAGCATGCTTGAAAGACGGACTCCTCTTGATAAACTTGTTTCGAATCCAATAAGGGAATCTAGAGATGATTTGAAGTTGAAAGCTATTAGAGACTATCATGAGCAAAACCATGGCGAAAGCATGACAGATCACAGCCAAGCACAGAGTAATTCAAAGGATTTCAAATactcagagtcatcaacatctgCTGTTGATCTTTATCCGCTCGTTATGGATTCAGAGTACTGGAATAACAGAGAGCGCTCGGAGACTTGTGTTTGAACATATTTGAACCATTAGGTTGTATGCGTACATTAAGACCTAGGCACCTAGCTATTACACATCATGTAATAAATATATTCAAGTGTATAATCATATGAAACAACTTGTGTCAAAGTGAAGTTAGTTATTGAGACAGATTGCCTTAGCTTGGTTGAAGCCATCAAGAGAGAAAGCTCGAATCTGCCTTGCGAGCTGGGAGTATAGAGGCATAGTTGAAGACATTGCTTTTCTGTTaagctcaattttttttttgaagcactgTTAAGCTCAATAAATGAACAGTCGGAGTTGAAAGCCCACCAATAGATTAGGGAATAAATGTGCTCATGAACTTGCAAATCATGCCCGAAGTAAAGGAGTCTCTTTCAGCTGGATTAATAGATCACCCGACTTCATTTTAAGTTGTATTTATTCAAACAATTCTACCACTTAATCAACATGGTAGGGGTGTGTGGAAAACTGTTTTAAAATCCGCTCAGTTCTTGATGatcattttatttttcagttgAAAAATGGAAAAGGTATACGATTCTAGATAGACAAATGAACAACAAATGGACCTTTCCAAAGATAGGTACCCTGCGGTCCCTGCAATTTATAGAGTTTGCTGTCAGAAAAATGATTGTATTGCAGATATGATACAAGGAGGGAGGCAGCGGAGGCTATGTTTCAAATCAGAAGAAATGTTTCGGCTAATGAACAATTGGAATGGAATCTCCTTTGTAATGAGCTTGGTGCGGTACCGGAGTTGGTTGCTGAAGAGGATTCTGTCGCAATCTTGGAGCCATTCTCTGTTCAGAAATGCTATGAGATGCAAAATGAAGATGGGAATAATTAGTTATTCTAGCAGCAGCAGCCTAAGCGAGAAGCAACAAGTGCGCTTCTTCACCCAAATCCATGTCAGTCCTTCTCGTCGAAGATGCATCTGCTTTATTCTTTCCATGTGACCCAGCAACGGCAGCAGGTATGAATTGCCAAGCTGCCTTCCCATCAACCGATAAGTTAATAAGAGACCAGCaaacaactaaatcaaaaagtaaTTCAGGGAATACCCCAAACCAGTCATTGCTAGGTgtaagagaaaaccaaactttTCTTGCTACTTTACAGTGTATAAGCAAGTGACCAACTGATTCTTCATTATTGCCACACATTATGCAAGAATTATGAATTTCAATGCCCTTCCTTATCAGCAAGTCTTTTAGACGCCTTCAACACCGCACACCACATAAAAAAATTTAACCTTTGGCGGAATTTTGCGGTTGAATATAAAATTTGTAGGGAACCATCAGCAGCTGTAAGAGGATACAAAGACTTGACGGAATATAACGTCAGCAGCAAGCTTCCACTTCACTACTCGTACAATCGAAGCAGAACATTGCTTTAGCCTTCCATAAGGTGagttttccttcttctctcttctgGGTTTTAGCTTAAGGTTTCATGGTCCATTTTTAGGTTAATGTCAATTTCCCAATTCTAAATTTGAACTTGTTCATACTACTTCGGATAATAATTCATTAATGCGACTGAGtttggtagtttttatactaaTTGAACTACTTTGTCATCTATTTCTAGTATTGTTTTATTGATTTCTAAGGGGAATTTCTTCAGGAATGTCTACGACAATATCACTGGGTTTGTTAATGGGTTTAGTTGGATATGCTTATCGAGCAATTCAACCTCCCCCGCCAAGGATTTGTGGCTCTTCAAATGGACCACCTATTACAGCATCTAGAGTAAAGCTCAGTGATGGAAGACATTTAGCCTACAAAGAACATGGAGTTCCAAAAGATGAAGCCAAATATAAGATTGCTTACATTCATGGGTTCGATTCGTACAGACTTAATACCATACCCCTATCTCCAGTACTTTTCTGTTCTTCCGGTTTCctgttttagttttagtttttagaTCTTTGGGAGGTTGATTTATTAGTTTGATTGGTAATTGTAGGAACTTGCTGAAGAACTTGGGATATATATGGTGTCATTCGACAGACCTGGGTATGGAGAGAGTGATCCAAATCCAAAACGAACTGAGAAGGGTATTGCATTAGATGTAGAAGAGCTTGCTGATCAGTTGAATCTAGGGAACAAATTCTATGTACTTGGATTTTCCATGGGAGGTCAGGCGACATGGGGCTGCCTCAAATACATCCCTCACCGGTATAGTTCACCCATTGATTTTGTAAACTTAACTGTTAGTTTATGAAGCTTGATATTTAGAAGTAGAACATTGTACTTGAACGGGGAAGATATAATGATGCATGAAGTATAACAAGTAGAATATAAGATTTCTGATAACAACAAGCAGTAACTATCTTAGTAAAACTCAATCGAACATTTCTGGTCTGTTTTTTGTGCCAAAGAGTAGTAAGAATCGAACATTTCTGGTCTGTTTTTTGTGCCAAAGAGTAGTAAGTCGCATAGACAAAGTTAGATTCCCAAGTTGCTATACTGTTCTGTACCTACATCTGGATATCGTGTGTTAATAGTGTCTGCCGAGTTTGATTCTTTCTCATTTGAGAACCCTGGAGTACTTGCAGGTTAGCAGGAGCAACACTAGTCGCTCCAGTTATCAATTACTGGTGGCCTGGTTTTCCTGCCAATTTGTCTAAAGAAGAGTATCAAAAGCAGTTTCTACAAGACCAGTGGACTCTTCGAGTGGCTCATTATGCCCCATTCCTCACCTACTGGTGGAACACTCAGAAATTTTTTCCTGCTTCAAGTGTGGCATCCAAAGCCCCTGGGATTTTTTCTCCTCAAGATGCAGAGCTCCTCCCCAAGATTCCTCCGGTAGATAAGGTATTTGCTTTGTTTCTGCTCTAAAGCCCAGCCAACTAAGTTGATAAAATGCCAAACTGGAATATCAGGCTATAATTTTAACTATTAGGTACGTCACTCTATTTGCTAGCAAGTAATCGCTCTCTTGCATCCTCAGGCACCAATAAGGCAGCAAGGTGATTTTGAATCACTTCACCGTGACCTTAATGTTGGTTTTGGAAAATGGGAATTTGATCCAATGgatcttgaaaatccatttgccGACAGTGAAGGTGCAGTCCACTTGTGGCATGGAGACGAAGATTTGTTAGTGCCTGTTAGTCTGCAACACTACATTGTAGGAAAGCTCCCATGGATTCAGTATCACGAATTGAAAGGTGCGGGACACTTGTTCCCTTATGCTGACGGTGTGAATGATGCCATCATAAAGTCACTTGTACTTGGAAAAAAGAAATAGGGCTAAGTGAACTCTTCCTGTTAGTTGAGGGTGCATTTTCATTGGAGTGAAATGGTATCCAAAAATATAAAACACTCCATAACTAATGTAAGATAAAATGATTACACATACCATTATCTCTTTCTTACAGTTAGGTTGTGCCTGTATTTGTATGTGGTGATAGGGACCGAATGAGTAACAAAATGAGGAGGAGAGAattcttttgttttgctttttactttattttcttgGGAAATCTACAAAACGGTCCTACAATTGGGACCCGatttacaaaatggtcatacAGGTACAAACCATTAACAAATCAGTCACACTTCCGTCAGTTGAAGGGTTAAGTCGGTAGGTCCCTCCAAATCAGAGTTAAATCAGGTAGTGAATTTCCGTTTTTGTCCCTAACCTAACTATACTAGATTTTTAACCGTagatatttttaatattaatctcTAGGATCGATTAGACGGTGAGGAACAAACAGATTAAACTCAAGTATAATAGATCTGTACCCGTAGATCGTTTTACGTACATCTCTAGGATCGCTTAGACGGGTGTGATTTGTCAGAACTAAATCGGGTTTATAACAGTTTAAGGTTTtatttccttttcatttttttctgcCGCTTCTCTCTTTCCATTTTCATTATCAAAGCTCTGCAAAAATGGCGATTCACAGAGGATAGAGAGATTTCGAGTGACAGAAATCGCAAAACAGATAGTGGAAAGATCATATAGTTCTTGTGTATAGTTTGTTAATCCTTGTATGGTGTTTTTGTGATGATTTTGGAGGAAAATCTAGTAGCTGGTTGTTGAATATGGTGGTTTtattaaaagagattaatacaaTATTCGCAAACATAACGAGGTTGGTAACCACAAACCCATATTGTGAATTTCTTattattctcagaaaccttaatttaacgattttagggatttttttcataaaccctaattagggaaaATTGAAGATTAAAATCTGTCATGTACGGTTGATGGTTGTGTTACTCATTGATTGTGTATTGTATTTTGTTATGTGTCTGTACAGGAAATATGTGAAGAACCTAGTTAGGGTTTGCAGAGAAGAGATGATGCTGGTAGTAAATTTTCCCtaatttgttgttgttggtggattGGAGGAATTTGAATGCTTTGCAGGAATTGATGAAAATGGGTTTGTTGATGGATCTGAGATATGCCCGATTTATCCAGATGGGCTTGTTTGAGCTCAGACTGAAATATGAAGAAGGTGTTTACTGTTGGTGGAATGAGTTGGAGGTGATGTTTCTGTGAACGGGATTGAAGCTGAATGGTGTAAGAAGAAGTTGTTACTGCAATGGATGTGTGCAGTTTTAGATGGCTCTAATGTTGTGGTTTGAGAATGAGTAGGAACTGAAACTGCAAGGAAGGAGATTATGGAGCTGGCTTGGGCAGACTCCAATGTGCAAGTGGATGGGTTTGCTGGTGGTTGTGTTATACTGTGGTTTACGGGTCTGGTGATAGAGATGGAGTTACAATACATACAGCTGAAGGTGAAGCAACTTGAATGGGTTCtggaattgatttgattttgttggTGATTGAAGTTCGTTGTACTGGTGATGTCTGAAACAGATGGGAATAGTTATTGCAGCTAAAAGCATTGCAAGTATTGAGCTGAAGCTGGTGCTTGTATGTAGAAATGGGTGATGTGTTGTTGTTGAGGACAATAACAAGGTCTGAATTGCAGTGGTGATGGTTGTAGCTGAGTTGAAGTCTTAATGCATCTAAGCTTGATGTTGCTATGAGGTGGAAATGTTATTTTAGTGAGATGCAGTATGTTTGGCTTGTGTTTTTTACTGATAGATGGAAGGGATATAGAGCATAGGGAAGAAAGTTGCAGGATGAACGCAAATGGCTCAGGCCTTGGCAATTAGACTAGTCAGCCTGAGCCAGTCTTCTAGGTCCTGGACACAAAATTGCCACCACGTCAGCGAGATGCCACCACGTCAGCGATGGGTTAACTGTGGTTAACATTTTCCTGAGTTAAGAACGACGGTGTTTTGGGGATAATTAACCCCGTTTTTTGCAAAACTGTTATGTCGGCCATAGTAGGATCATTTTGTAACCAAATTATAAAAGTAGGATCATTTTGTAACTGAATTACaaaaagtatgaccattttgtaaatgGCCCTATTTTCTTTTGCTTCTGTTTCTGTCATTCTAGATTGACTTATATCCACAGTGGTGTGTGCCTGTACGGTACAAGCTAAATCTATATTCTATATTTAGCTTTAGCAGATGGTTTTGCTCGTGTGGGCAAAAAATTTAATTTACCAGACAAAAAATTTAATTCAGCTGGGCTCTATTTCTGATAGATTTTCGCCTTAAACTGCTTCTGAGACTGAGCTTCATCGAAGGTCAGTCTCAAGCCGAATATTTCGCGTACCATTTTTACGTATTTTTCGGACTGAACTGAAACGCTTATTACACTCTTCCTCCATTTCTAGAAAAGaggtattatctttttttttttttgcaaattggTAATATATTAACCAAACTAACTTGAGGGGTTAGCAATCTTAATTACATGATGAGTATAGCTATCTAATGTGGAAGCGATGAGGGATTTCCCcgcattagatttatctacttctaaagcATTAACAATATAAGGAGGAAGAATAAGATTCCAATCTAAGGTACAGCGAAAGAGTTTTACTTCTTTTGCCAAAATATCCGCTACTCTATTTGCCGTTCTAGGCACTAAGAAAAAACTTAGAAAATTTGGACATTCCCTGACTTCCAATAAAACTTCCTCCATGATTGCTTGATTTGTCCAAGAGATAGAAGATTGAATTCCATTGACGTAGTCAAAAAGATTCTTGCGGTCGCCTTTAATGCTGAAATTTGAGAGTTGAAGCTCCTTAGCCCATTTTGCTGCCCGTAATAAACCTACTGCTTCTACTTCTTCCGGAGATGAAGTTCTTGATGATCCAGCTCTTCCTTGTTCAAATTCACCTATTGCATTTCTAAGGATTAAGGCAAAGCCTGATGGATTGTTAATAGATAACCAAGTTGCATCTATATTAATTTTAAGAGTATTTGTTCCTGGTGGTTTCCAATCTTCTGTACGATGTTTGGTCAGGTTCTGTCCTTGTACTCTATCATTCCCTTTCCTGTTCCAAAATGTGATATGTCCCTAAATATCTAATGCTAATTGGTTAGCTGATCTATGCTTGTCTTGGAAAACTCCGTTGCACCtttctttccatatgaaccatatTTTAGTTAAGATGACCTCTAAGGTTATAATACTATTGGGATTACTTAACCAAGAGTTGCGTAAGTTTAAAAATCTGGCACCACCATCTAAGTTGAAAGATACCAGGTTAGGAGCTGGAGCTCAGACAGATTTAACATAACTACAATGAAAGAACAGATGTTCTGTAGTTTCGTGTGTTTCACAATCAAAAGTACAATTTGGATGAATATCTCCACGAAATTTGTAAAGCTTTGAATTAGTAGAAACTGCATTCTGTAAACGTTTCCATGTGACAATTTTAATACTCTGAGACACATCTAGTTTCCATATGCTTTTCCAGAAAGAGTCAGGCATATTCAGGTTATTggtattgattttgttttcattcaattttgcatacatagatttgacaAAGAACTCTCATGTGTTTTTCAACAGCCACCTTAATTTGTCAGGTCTTGTATTCCTAGTTGGGAAGAGTCATACATTACAGTTGAACGTTGAGGTTATCAAAGGAATATTCCACTTTTTTGTTCAATCACAAGTGTTAAATGGTTGTGGAGATTGTTTTTATGTTGAGACATGGTATCACCTAAGTTACGCATCCAATTATCTTCCCAAATATTTATGCTTTTGCCATTCCCTACCTCCCATATGTTGTTTTGTTCCACTAAATTGATTCTTTTACTAATGCATTTCCAAATCCAGGAGCTATTTGGGGCAGCCTTAACTCTAAAAACTAATTTATTCCTGAAATATTTGGGTTTTAGTTGAGATGCCTTGGAGGGAATCAGGTCCAGTGATGAGTCTCCAAGCTAACTTAGCAATCACTGCTAAGTTAGTATTGTGAGCATTTCTGAAACCCAAACCACCTTTATACAAAAGTAAATTTTAGGGCAATACTCTCTAGTGTTAGTTTCTTttccccaccagaaatctctttgaATTGCATCTATCTTTTTAGAGGTattatcaattttttattttagacTAAAACTAGGCCAAATTGAACAAACAAAAGTAACTCTTTTCAAGCAACGGTGGAGTAGTACATTACTATCCTTCCTCTTGCTTAGCTTACGCGCTACATGGCCAACCATTAGATCACGATGTTGGCTGTTGATTGAGTATGCGGCGTATGTGCTCATATTCGCTATAAAAACTTAAACCACCCCCAAATGATCATTGGCTATGCAttttttttctattattttttttattttaataataatttaATGTATTTTGTGTACTGAATTCATATtcctaaaacgaattatacacgtatgtaTGTCGTTTCGAGTTAGTGCGAAATCATCAATCGTTGACCAAATTTTGACCAAAATTGATTTTTACAAATCCGACCTCGTACTTCTCACCAGACATTTGTCAAATCCTGAATTTATAACTTGGGTCTCAAATAGGGCTCAATTTGAGAGTGTCAGTAAACCAAACCCAATCTTagaaccctagttagcaattcgagaTAAGGGAAAGTTCGATATGGTGAACGTATAAGTATTATTCGTTTTGACGGAATGTAAATCTGGTCCATTATTCGTTTTAGTATAATGTGGAAAGTAAAGTAAAGTATTAATTTAATTgcaataacaataattataatgcagaaagtaaaatatagtcagacaacaaaattttgttaacgaggaaaactacaaggcataaaacccccgggacctagtccaattttgaatactttcATAATTAATCCATTATACAAATTGACTCCCGCATCTTCGTATAGCGTATCCAGGTAAATACCCCTAATTACTACAaggcataaaaaccccgggacttagtccagttttgtataacggcttaattctgagagtattcaaaactagacaaggtcccggggtttttctggacTTGCTATAGATCCTATAGTAAATCGATTTCGGAGCAtgactattatcaagtgaatattcGTATTGTCTGGACtttgtccataaacgatcacacttggtatcagacttataggttgatataaaaaaattgtggtgtatttgggtacccttgtcttttcatcTATGCTCCGAAAAAGGCATCACCAAGAAAATACAGAAAATACACTTATGGGGATTGAAAGCGAagattatcttttttcttttctagtttctaatttttttttaacttagatGAAGATGTTGA
This DNA window, taken from Papaver somniferum cultivar HN1 chromosome 3, ASM357369v1, whole genome shotgun sequence, encodes the following:
- the LOC113359532 gene encoding probable leucine-rich repeat receptor-like serine/threonine-protein kinase At3g14840, whose product is MKTRSTPGTGTGFIRNPDCTVPFAAIIIGDGNLCGWEIGKVGQLERRNLPGVLPPELVKLPYLEVLDLTLNYLSGTIPKSWGSMKLIKICLIGNRLSGSIPEEIGNITTLKDFWLDYNQFSGPLPQTLGNIVGINRIWLTSNNFTGELPQTFSKLTNLTDVRISDNQLSGKIPSFIKNWTNLTKLEMQASGFEGPIPSGISVLEKLSTLKISDLKGTEGSFPPLNNLKSLKYLILRSCNINGTLPDYLGNMTSLKGLDLSFNNLSGKFPNTFARLAEVNDFMYLTGNFLNGPLPNWMRNGKVQNIDLSYNNFTLENSQGCQYRTTINLFGTSSMRNNSTGVPPCLKNSLFCQPSRRSFNINCGGGEYVYKDGNGINTTYDADKDPGGASEFHQSNNWAFSSTGDFMDNSDGDTYTIDSANTSLSMADPELYLTARISPLSLTYYGFCLVNGNYVVKLHFAETILYTNDSFDSLGRRVFDVYVQGNLELKDFDIVKAVGGAGKVHIESLPAVVTSNTLEIRFYWAGKGTQRVPKNGIYGPLVSAISVLNTDVVPRGKKIGVVVGIIVASVLCLVCSILGALWWKGYLGRKNEIDEELRGLDLNTNSFTLRQIKAATSNFAAENKIGEGGFGPVYKGHLLDGTTIAVKQLSSKSKQGNREFVNEIGMISALQHPNLTRLYGCCIEGNQLLLIYEYMENNSLSRALFGEEEVQLKLDWPTRHKICVGIARGLTYLHEESRLKIVHRDIKGTNVLLDKDLNPKISDFGLAKLDEEDNTHISTRIAGTRGYMAPEYALRGYLTDKADVYSFGVVALEIVSGKSNTSYMLKEADCVYLLDWALILQENGNLMDLVDPKLESEFDEEEVLLMINITLTCTDTSPTRRPKMSSVVSMLERRTPLDKLVSNPIRESRDDLKLKAIRDYHEQNHGESMTDHSQAQSNSKDFKYSESSTSAVDLYPLVMDSEYWNNRERSETCV
- the LOC113356371 gene encoding uncharacterized protein LOC113356371 isoform X1, encoding MSTTISLGLLMGLVGYAYRAIQPPPPRICGSSNGPPITASRVKLSDGRHLAYKEHGVPKDEAKYKIAYIHGFDSYRLNTIPLSPELAEELGIYMVSFDRPGYGESDPNPKRTEKGIALDVEELADQLNLGNKFYVLGFSMGGQATWGCLKYIPHRLAGATLVAPVINYWWPGFPANLSKEEYQKQFLQDQWTLRVAHYAPFLTYWWNTQKFFPASSVASKAPGIFSPQDAELLPKIPPVDKAPIRQQGDFESLHRDLNVGFGKWEFDPMDLENPFADSEGAVHLWHGDEDLLVPVSLQHYIVGKLPWIQYHELKGAGHLFPYADGVNDAIIKSLVLGKKK
- the LOC113356371 gene encoding uncharacterized protein LOC113356371 isoform X2 gives rise to the protein MVSFDRPGYGESDPNPKRTEKGIALDVEELADQLNLGNKFYVLGFSMGGQATWGCLKYIPHRLAGATLVAPVINYWWPGFPANLSKEEYQKQFLQDQWTLRVAHYAPFLTYWWNTQKFFPASSVASKAPGIFSPQDAELLPKIPPVDKAPIRQQGDFESLHRDLNVGFGKWEFDPMDLENPFADSEGAVHLWHGDEDLLVPVSLQHYIVGKLPWIQYHELKGAGHLFPYADGVNDAIIKSLVLGKKK